In Daucus carota subsp. sativus chromosome 4, DH1 v3.0, whole genome shotgun sequence, one DNA window encodes the following:
- the LOC108215881 gene encoding pentatricopeptide repeat-containing protein At5g66520 — translation MTETQYLVLKNTITRLLQQCKNMRELKKIHTLIVTSPLLSKTDHYFLISRLLFFCAMSASGSLSYAANLFQTIQNPNLFMYNAMIRAYASKTMNNIDGINPYRGFFLYKQMLYDGIAADCITFPFLLKECVRRQDYGAGRSIHSQIVRYGVHGDVFVGNSVISLYSACGDVDSARKMFDEMWVRDIVSWNSMVIGCLRCGELDMALELFRRMSEKNVITWNSMITGFVQGGRPKEALEFFQEMQVLSDDMVSPDKFTVASTLSACASLGALDHGKWVHNYLVRSGLECDMVVGTALIDMYGKCGSVKRAFEVFEEMPNKDVLAWTAMISVFGYHGYSVEAFHLFRRMVAVRVNPNSVTFVGLLSACAHTGLVERARWIFNMMESVYLIKPKLQHYACMVDVLSKAGLFNEAEELIRDMPMEPDVFVWGALLGGCLMHGYTELGEKVANCLINMQPLNHAFYVTLCDLYARDERFDDVKRTRTVMLERGIKKELPGSSMIEVDGVVHEFSVRGSSEVVIQELECILYILSNEMKNTRNLIESE, via the coding sequence ATGACTGAAACCCAATATCTAGTGTTAAAGAACACGATCACACGCTTGTTACAACAATGCAAGAACATGAGAGAGCTGAAAAAGATTCATACTTTGATTGTAACATCACCTCTCTTATCGAAAACTGACCattattttctaatttctcGTTTGCTCTTTTTCTGTGCAATGTCTGCTTCAGGTTCTCTTAGTTATGCAGCTAATTTGTTTCAAACAATTCAGAATCCGAACCTCTTTATGTATAACGCTATGATCAGAGCTTACGCTTCGAAAACGATGAATAATATTGATGGAATTAATCCATACAGGGGCTTCTTTTTGTATAAACAAATGCTGTATGATGGCATTGCTGCAGATTGTATCACATTTCCATTTCTCCTGAAAGAATGTGTGAGAAGACAAGATTATGGTGCTGGTCGAAGCATTCACAGCCAGATTGTGCGATACGGAGTTCATGGTGATGTTTTTGTTGGAAATTCAGTGATAAGTTTGTATTCGGCTTGTGGGGATGTGGATAGTGCAAGGaagatgtttgatgaaatgtggGTGAGAGATATTGTTTCTTGGAATTCGATGGTTATTGGGTGTTTAAGGTGTGGTGAGCTTGATATGGCGTTGGAATTGTTTAGGAGAATGAGTGAGAAGAATGTTATTACTTGGAATTCGATGATTACAGGTTTTGTTCAAGGAGGTCGGCCAAAAGAGGCTTTAGAATTTTTCCAAGAAATGCAGGTTTTAAGTGATGATATGGTGAGTCCAGATAAGTTTACTGTTGCTAGCACGCTTTCAGCTTGTGCATCGCTTGGTGCACTAGATCATGGTAAGTGGGTGCACAACTATTTGGTGAGAAGTGGGTTAGAATGTGATATGGTTGTTGGGACTGCTCTGATTGACATGTATGGCAAATGTGGAAGCGTGAAAAGAGCCTTTGAGGTTTTTGAGGAAATGCCAAACAAGGATGTTTTGGCATGGACTGCTATGATTTCAGTGTTTGGATATCACGGGTATAGTGTAGAGGCATTTCATCTCTTTAGAAGAATGGTTGCAGTCCGTGTGAACCCAAATTCTGTGACATTTGTAGGATTACTGTCAGCTTGTGCTCATACTGGTTTAGTAGAGAGAGCCCGCTGGATTTTCAACATGATGGAGAGCGTTTACTTAATTAAGCCGAAACTCCAACATTATGCTTGCATGGTTGATGTACTTAGCAAAGCTGGGCTGTTTAATGAGGCCGAAGAGCTTATTAGAGACATGCCCATGGAACCAGATGTGTTTGTTTGGGGTGCACTGCTTGGAGGCTGTCTAATGCATGGATATACTGAGCTGGGAGAAAAAGTTGCTAATTGCTTGATTAATATGCAACCTCTAAATCATGCTTTTTATGTTACTTTATGTGATTTATATGCCAGAGATGAGAGATTTGATGATGTTAAGAGAACTAGAACCGTTATGCTAGAGAGAGGGATTAAAAAGGAACTTCCAGGCAGCAGTATGATTGAAGTTGATGGCGTTGTTCATGAattctcagtcagaggatctTCTGAGGTTGTGATACAGGAACTAGAGTGCATCTTGTACATTTTAAGCAATGAGATGAAGAACACAAGAAATTTAATTGAAAGCGAATGA
- the LOC108216882 gene encoding uncharacterized protein LOC108216882, whose amino-acid sequence MGRDWVYNLSSHSGAESNRKRSRKRGGVDRNNSSTTTRSPSGCMNAVFQLFDFNHYFNFPFNSSASSSSTTIDHHPPPLQGVVAPRNSLEMEDTFNIKAAVLSSSSSVNNPQSLQLPMGGIQIKTRVSTDQDLSSSSESAYTSGSPAGTKTPTLVARLMGLDLLPETSSPRPSSSSSTSNLSSSKSHLVYSKNKRRLPRNITNEANTGTRSLPETPRTSASSARRSDVDQRFSLQSNKENSQLSGHEFEFSKFLTAKINAAAGRQGEENMSPGHYAKQIVKQFKESVSRRVGRDITNTVENRSDQRRDQHVVLLKSKKPTSSSHDQKNSCSPKLKLSDMKSKSMSSTHSPKLCPLPLSPFADNQFESAKGPSSVKAQPVVVVEEKRIQQNVGKKVSNDQKYNSRLLVPQSSDLIRTKQEESFVKSSTSSRPKPSRHIRIPDQKCSRSTPLANVPTILTIKRATRLPHQQEGQRQQHKSSESQTKNSSRNGPPSPSCLSQISKCKQKGPKPTVPHLVTPCTNSSATTTGDHLRQYISKILERTGIHDSPAAVSITNWYSPSHPLDPSIFHHLRLSETSTLSQCQLVFDVADEILAGILRPYLNLKPWNNYQKGKIVMCLEYPLSGSQLINTVCGRIRSLPSADCRVLEDIDGLIGTDLSGSRERDAYEEEFGDGIVGDVEGDILDGLMHETLHILLVSVRLKLE is encoded by the exons ATGGGGAGGGATTGGGTGTATAATTTGAGCAGTCACAGTGGGGCTGAAAGTAACAGAAAAAGATCAAGAAAGAGAGGTGGAGTTGACAGAAACAACAGTAGTACTACAACAAGAAGTCCTTCTGGCTGCATGAACGCCGTCTTTCAGCTCTTTGACTTTAATCACTACTTCAActtccctttcaactcttctgCTAGCTCCAGCAGCACCACTATTGATCATCATCCCCCGCCTCTCCAAG GTGTAGTGGCGCCCAGGAATAGTTTGGAAATGGAAGATACATTCAATATCAAAGCGGCTGTCTTATCGTCTTCTTCATCTGTTAATAACCCACAAAGCCTACAACTTCCG ATGGGTGGTATACAAATTAAAACAAGGGTATCGACCGATCAAGATTTGTCATCTTCGTCGGAAAGTGCATATACGAGTGGCTCTCCGGCAGGAACCAAGACCCCGACGCTTGTAGCTCGGTTAATGGGTCTTGATCTCCTCCCGGAAACGTCCTCTCCTCGgccttcctcctcctcctccacctcGAACCTTTCCTCCTCGAAGTCACATTTAGTTTATTCGAAAAACAAACGACGCCTCCCTCGTAACATCACGAATGAGGCCAACACGGGCACTCGCTCATTGCCCGAGACGCCGAGGACATCGGCCTCATCAGCCAGGAGATCAGACGTGGACCAGAGGTTTTCGCTGCAGAGTAACAAGGAGAACAGTCAGTTATCGGGTCATGAGTTCGAGTTCTCGAAGTTCTTGACAGCGAAGATCAATGCGGCTGCTGGAAGACAAGGAGAGGAGAATATGAGTCCGGGACACTATGCGAAACAGATAGTGAAACAATTCAAAGAAAGTGTCAGCAGAAGAGTTGGGCGAGACATTACAAACACTGTTGAAAACAGATCTGACCAGAGAAGAGACCAGCATGTTGTGCTTCTCAAGTCAAAAAAGCCAACATCATCATCACATGATCAAAAAAATTCTTGTTCTCCAAAGCTGAAACTCTCGGATATGAAGAGTAAAAGCATGTCCTCAACTCATTCACCAAAACTCTGTCCCTTACCATTGAGTCCTTTCGCAGATAATCAATTTGAATCCGCGAAAGGCCCTTCCAGTGTAAAGGCTCAGCCAGTAGTCGTGGTGGAAGAGAAGCGGATCCAACAGAATGTGGGTAAAAAGGTTAGTAATGATCAGAAGTACAATTCACGGCTCTTGGTGCCACAAAGTTCGGATCTGATCCGGACCAAACAAGAAGAGTCATTCGTCAAGTCATCGACATCATCTAGGCCGAAACCATCAAGGCATATTAGAATTCCGGACCAGAAATGCAGTAGAAGCACCCCACTGGCAAACGTCCCTACTATTCTCACAATCAAAAGAGCCACAAGGCTACCTCATCAACAG GAGGGACAAAGGCAGCAGCATAAGTCATCAGAGTCACAGACAAAGAATTCATCAAGAAATGGTCCTCCTAGTCCTAGTTGTTTGAGCCAGATAAGTAAGTGCAAGCAGAAAGGGCCTAAGCCAACGGTCCCCCACCTCGTGACTCCCTGCACCAATTCCAGTGCCACCACCACCGGAGATCATCTGCGCCAGTACATTTCGAAAATACTAGAACGTACAGGCATTCATGACTCCCCTGCAGCCGTCTCGATCACCAACTGGTACTCCCCCTCCCACCCTCTCGACCCCTCCATCTTCCACCACCTCAGGCTCTCCGAAACAAGTACTCTCAGCCAGTGTCAGCTCGTGTTTGACGTAGCCGATGAGATCCTCGCGGGAATTCTGAGACCATATTTGAATCTCAAGCCCTGGAATAATTACCAGAAAGGGAAAATTGTCATGTGTCTTGAGTATCCACTATCTGGCAGTCAGCTGATAAACACGGTGTGCGGGAGAATCAGAAGCTTACCCTCAGCGGACTGTCGAGTTCTAGAAGATATCGACGGATTGATAGGTACAGATTTGAGTGGAAGCAGGGAAAGGGATGCGTATGAAGAAGAATTTGGTGATGGGATAGTAGGAGATGTTGAAGGTGACATTTTGGATGGGCTAATGCATGAGACGCTGCACATACTTTTAGTGTCCGTAcgattaaaattagaataa